A window of Gemmatimonadota bacterium genomic DNA:
CGCGCACCGTGCGGGTGCGCGTGGCGCTCGCCAACGCGGGGGTGCGCCTCAAGCCCGGCATGTACGCCACGCTTCGGATCACGGGGGCGTCCAGTGCCACGGGGGCGGCCGTGCTCACCGTGCCGCGCGGGGCGGTGCTCTCGACGGGCGAGCGGACCCTCGTATTCGTCCGCCGAGCCGATGGTCGGCTCGAGCCGCGCAGCGTGCAGGTGGGCGCTGCCTCGGACGACCGTATCGAAATCCTGCGCGGCTGGCACTCGGCGACACGGTCGTCGCATCGGCGACCTTTCTCGTCGACTAAGCCGAGGTCAACCTCGGCACTGCGCCCTCGGCGGGATGGGCGACATGCCCGGCATGAGGATCACGGTCCGGGCCAGGACGACTACCGCCGTCGCGTGCGCCCGCCGATCCGGGGTCACGACCCGCCCCGCGTCCTGCGAGGCCGATGCCGGACATGCGCATGCCGGACACCTCCGGCACACCGGGCACACCGGGCACACCGGGCACACCGGGCACACCGGGCACACCGGGCAGGCCGAACCCGACCGAGCCGGTTCCGTCGACCGCAACGCGGGGCGGCGAGACACACGCTGGCCACGGCGGGAGGTGACGCCATGCTGAAGCACATCATCGAGTGGTCGGTCCGCAACCGACTCATCGTGTTCCTGCTGACCGCGGGCCTGGTTCTCGGAGGCATCTGGTCGATCCGTCGCACGCCGCTCGAAGCACTCCCCGACTCCGAGCGCGTCTGCGGGTGATCGTGCAGGCCGAGCACGGCGAGGCAGGCGCCACGCATCGTCGAGATCAGGTCACGTACCCGGTGGCGGCCGAGATGCTCAAGGTGCCGGGCGCGCGCACCGTGCGCGGCTACTCGTTCTTCGGCGTCTCCTTCGTGTACGTCATCTTCGAGGACGGCACGGATCTGTACTGGGCGCGCACCCGCGTCCTCGAGTACCTGAATGGCATCAAGGGGAAGCTCCCCGCCTCGGTGTCGCCGACGTTAGGCCCGGACGCGACCGGGCTCGGGTGGGTGTACCAGTACGCGCTCGAGGACACGACGGGGCGTCTGGACCTCGGCGAGCTGCGTAGCATCCAGGACTGGTACCTCCGGTACGCGCTGACCGCCGTCCCCGGCGTCGCCGAGGTGGCAAGCGTCGGCGGGTTCGAAAAGCAGTACCAGATCGACATCGATCCGGCCAAGCTGCTCGCGTACGGCATCCCGATCACCCGCGTGATGTCGGCGATCCAGAGCGCCAACAGTGACATCGGCGCGATGGCCGTCGAGCTCTCCGAGGCGCGAGCAATGGTGCGCGGGCTCCGGCTACCTCAAGACCATCGGCGACATCGAGAGCGTTGTGGTGGGCGCCACCGCGTCGGGCCGCCGGTTTCGCTGAGTCTCCGGAAGCTCGGCCGTGTGAGCGGCCGGCCCGGCGGTCCGCCGCAGGGTCGCGGACCTTGATGGCCGCGGCGACGCGGTCGGCGGCATCGTGATCAGCGGCGGTTTGGCGAGAATGCGCTCGCCACCATCGCACGCGTCAAGGCGAAGATCGCGGCGTGCAGCCAGGGCCTCCCGCCCGAGTCGTCGTGCGCCCGGTCTACGACCGGAGCACGCTGATCCAACGGGCCATCGACAACGGTGCGCGAGACGTTGATCGAGGAGGCGGTGATCGTCGCCCTCATCTGCGTCGTCTTTCTCCTCCACGTGCGCTCGGCGCTCGTCGCCGTGGTGACGTTGCCGATCAGCGTCGTGATCGCCTTCATCGGTCTGCGAGCGTTCGGGATCGGCGCCGACATCATGAGCCTGGGAGGCATCGCCATCGCCATCGGCGAGATGATCGACGCGGCCATCGTGATGGTGGAGAACATGCACAAGCACCTCGAACGCGCCGCGCGGCACGTTGCCCGGGGCCACCCAGCGGCTGGATACGGCCACGCCCTCGACCCAGGAACGGATGGAGGTGGTACTCGACGCCGCGAAGGAAGTGGGGCCCTCGCTCTTCTACTCGCTGCTCATCATCACCGTCTCGTTTATTCCCGTTTTCACGCTCGAGGGGCAGGAAGGACGGCTCTTCAAGCCGCTCGCGCTGACGAAGACGTTTGCAATGGCGGCAGCGAGTCTGCTCAGCATTACGCTGGTTCCGGTCCTCATGGGAATCTTCATCCGTGGGAAGATCTACCGCGAGGAGCGGAACCCATTAAGCCGGGCAATGATCCGTGCGTACCGGCCGATGCTCGCGTGGACGATGCGCCACCGCTGGCCGGTCATCAGCGCGTCGGCCGCGGCGCTCATCCTGACGTGGATCCCCTTCCAGCGCATCGGCAGCGAGTTCATGCCGCCGCTCGACGAGGGGACGATCCTCTACATGCCGACGACGCTCCCCGGCATCAGCGTGGCCCGCGCGCGCGAGCTGCTGCGGCAGCAGGACGCTATCCTGAAGTCATTCCCCGAGGTCGCGAGCGTGTGGGGCAAGGCGGGGCGCGCCGAGACGGCGACCGATCCGGCGGGGCTGGACATGGCAGAGACGACCATCTCACTGAAGCCTGCGTCCGAGTGGCGTCCCGGCATGACCTACAACCGCCTGATCGCGGCCATGGATTCAGCGGTGAGCATGCCAGGGGTGACCAACGCGTGGACGATGCCAATCAAGGGGCGCATCGACATGCTCGCCACTGGCATTCGCACGCCGGTGGGCGTGAAGCTCTACGGCCCGGACCTCGGAGAGCTCGAACGCCTTGGCAAGGAGCTCGAGGGGCATCTCAAGATGGTGCCCGGTACCCGGAGCGCCTTCGCGGAACGCGCGGTCAGCGGCTACTACCTGGACATCGACATCGACCGCGCGGCGGCGGCGCGGCACGGGCTGAACGTCGGCGACATCCAGACGGTGATCGCCACCGCCATCGGCGGCATGACGATCACGCAGACCGTCGAGGGGCGCGAACGCTACGGCGTGCGTGTCCGCTATCCCCAGGAACTGCGCGGACACCCCCGAG
This region includes:
- a CDS encoding efflux RND transporter permease subunit, with protein sequence MIVQAEHGEAGATHRRDQVTYPVAAEMLKVPGARTVRGYSFFGVSFVYVIFEDGTDLYWARTRVLEYLNGIKGKLPASVSPTLGPDATGLGWVYQYALEDTTGRLDLGELRSIQDWYLRYALTAVPGVAEVASVGGFEKQYQIDIDPAKLLAYGIPITRVMSAIQSANSDIGAMAVELSEARAMVRGLRLPQDHRRHRERCGGRHRVGPPVSLSLRKLGRVSGRPGGPPQGRGP